The following proteins are encoded in a genomic region of Acipenser ruthenus chromosome 4, fAciRut3.2 maternal haplotype, whole genome shotgun sequence:
- the LOC131736983 gene encoding E3 SUMO-protein ligase KIAA1586-like produces the protein MSGLGGSKRTRQETLIQYFGNSSKKQKIVCCTAEAEPTVEPEPTAVEEKNAEKQPWPNIWSSEVWEEKKQLYTFLDCADGNLGCRVCRRVSALSVLKSQGVSLSSEWKNYSVGYNGKTREQQLRSLRKKIAEHKKSSAHNKATALLQQNTEDIIGKCVDSAKRRDHETTCKIFSTAYYLAKQNRPYSDHQALLELQEIHGVNVGTGLHSRYSATQIINHVSDEMVKKACERIIHIDGKIAVLIDESTALNGSPALIVHLKCETDKTRDPHFMFLELVELFDQSAESIVLALTKCLQKHGFDHAYLQKNLVAFASDGASVMLGKKSGVAKRISDMYPNIVVWHCLNHRLELAVADSVSETTGMNHFHSFMDKLYSVYSRSALNQQELRNCAKELDAVLRKIGRVLDVRWVSSSFRTVSAVWESFEVLSTHFKAAVSSKRTSAERATYSGLLKRLCSPEFLIDLGVMYDALYELSLLSEILQKRTTTLVYADKMARRTVRIFASMNENVGTNTLEAQIAAMEGTFKSTVLTSNPKHVKINHKQFLTKLANHMKERLFTTTASNEKASSEVNCQKYESLLSELLVLDPHHWPAELPQGYGENEVERLCRRFQLNERIIKNAFRDFKENNGRIPDDLAPLINCTRVIPCSTAECERGFSQMNLIITDQRSKILIKHASALMFIKLHGPPLRQWNPSPYVTTWLRHNHRSADDSRTRVAAPISSDSPDALWQFL, from the exons ATGTCTGGTCTCGGAGGTAGTAAACGAACTCGTCAAGAGACTTTGATACAATATTTTGGCAATAGtagtaaaaaacagaagatcgtttgttgtacggcagaagcagaacctacagtggaaccagaacctacagcagttgaagaaaaaaacgcggagaaacagccatggccaaacatctggagttctgaggtatgggaagaaaagaaacaactttacactttccttgactgtgcggatggtaatctgggctgtcgtgtttgtagacgtgtttctgcgctgtcagttttgaaaagtcagggtgtttctctgtcttctgagtggaaaaattacagtgttgggtacaatggaaaaactcgagagcaacagctacgatctttgagaaaaaagatagctgaacacaagaaatccagcgctcataacaaggccactgcattgttacagcagaacacagaggacattattgggaaatgtgttgacagtgcaaaaaggcgagatcacgaaactacctgtaaaatattttctactgcttactaccttgcaaaacaaaatcgaCCCTATTCTGATCACCAGGCCTTACTGGAACTGCAAGAAATACATGGTGTTAATGTGGGAACTGGTCTTCATTCCAGATACAGCGCCACTCAAATTATCAACCACGTTTCTGATGAAATGGTCAAAAAGGCCTGTGAGAGAATAATACACATCGATGGAAAAATTGCTGTGTTAATTGATGAATCAACAGCTCTGAATGGTTCCCCAGcacttattgtgcatctcaaatgCGAGACAGACAAGACACGTGACCCTCACTTCATGTTTTTGGAGTTAGTTGAACTTTTTGATCAGTCAGCTGAGTCCATAGTGTTAGCGCTTACTAAGTGTCTTCAAAAACACGGGTTTGACCATGCATACTTACAGAAGAATCTTGTTGCATTTGCAAGTGACGGTGCAAGTGTAATGCTTGGGAAAAAATCTGGTGTGGCAAAACGAATTTCAGACATGTACCCCAACATTGTTGTCTGGCACTGTCTAAATCACAGACTCGAACTTGCAGTTGCCGATAGTGTTTCTGAGACTACTGGCATGAACCATTTTCATTCTTTCATGGACAAGCTATACTCAGTCTACAGTAGATCAGCACTAAATCAGCAAGAACTCCGAAATTGTGCGAAGGAACTGGATGCTGTCTTGAGGAAAATTGGTCGTGTACTGGATGTGAGATGGGTTTCCAGTTCGTTCAGGACTGTCTCCGCTGTGTGGGAAAGTTTTGAAGTTCTGTCGACTCATTTTAAAGCTGCCGTAAGCTCTAAGCGGACTTCTGCTGAAAGAGCGACATACAGCGGTCTACTGAAAAGGCTGTGCTCGCCAGAATTTCTCATTGACCTCGGAGTTATGTACGATGCCTTATACGAACTTTcactgctgtcagagattctccagAAACGGACTACTACATTGGTTTATGCAGATAAAATGGCACGTAGAACAGTAAGGATTTTTGCATCCATGAATGAGAATGTAGGTACAAATACTCTTGAAGCGCAGATAGCTGCCATGGAAGGaacatttaaatctacagtgctgacgtcgaatcccaaacatgtaaaaataaatcataaacaattccttaccaaactcgccaatcatatgaaagaacgactttttacaaccactgcatcaaatgagaag GCTTCTTCCGAGGTGAATTGCCAAAAATATGAAAGTCTTCTTTCTGAGCTCTTGGTCCTGGATCCACACCACTGGCCTGCAGAACTACCCCAGGGTTATGGCGAAAATGAAGTTGAAAGATTGTGTCGGCGCTTTCAGCTAAATGAACGTattatcaaaaatgcatttcGAGATTTTAAGGAGAACAACGGAAGAATTCCAGATGATTTAGCTCCACTTATTAACTGCACACGTGTGATCCCGTGCAGTACTGCTGAATGTGAAAGGGGATTCAGCCAAATGAACTTAATTATAACTGATCAGCGTTCCAAAATTTTAATCAAACATGCTTCAGCCTTAATGTTTATCAAGCTTCATGGACCCCCTTTGAGACAGTGGAATCCAAGCCCTTATGTGACCACTTGGTTGCGACACAATCATCGATCCGCAGATGACAGCCGTACACGGGTGGCAGCTCCAATTTCCAGCGACTCCCCTGACGCTCTGTGGCAGTTCCTATAG